From Paenibacillus sp. PL2-23:
TCCCAGAAATTTTCTTCCAGCTTGTAGATCCGCTCAGCCGGCAGGCCGATCTTCTCGTTCCAGAAGCGGAAAGCCTCCTCGTCCTCCGGATAGACGGTAACGGACAGACGGTTCGGGTCGAAGCCGATCCATTTCTTGTCGGTCAGGAACTCCCACGCCCAAGTAATAACTTCTTCCTTGAAATAGTCGCCAATGGAGAAGTTGCCCAGCATCTCGAAGAACGTGTGATGCCTGCGCGTCTTCCCTACGTTCTCGATATCATTGGTCCGAATGCACTTCTGGGAGTTCGCGATGCGCGGATTGTCAGGAACGACTCGTCCGTCGAAATACGGCTTGAGCGGCGCCATGCCGGCATTAATCCACAAGAGCGATGGATCGTTATGCGGGACGAGCGACGCGCTTGGCTCGATGGCATGTCCCTTCTCCTCGAAAAACTGCAGCCATTTGGATCTGATTTCACTTGCTTTCATCTTTGCGATTCCTCCTGATTGACGACGATTAGGTCCTGTAAAATTTAAAAAAGCCCCTGTCAATGACAGGGACGAAGCAATTCGCGGTACCACCCTGGTTATCGCTCGCCTGCGCGGGCAATCTCCTTGAAGGACTATAACGGGTCCAGCCGGTGAAGTTCATTCACACTCGGAATAGAGCTTTCGGCCACTCTTCGCATAAACGCTCTCTCAGCCATCGAATGCCAAGCCTGTAGCTAAGCAGCGAAGGAGCGTTCTCTCTGGATGGCGGGCAATGGCTTACTTCAATCCCTCAACGTGTTCACGCATATAGTTCAAATTATATCCATAGAGTGAAAACCTGTCAAATGATCTTCCTTCTCACGTAATAAGCGAACATATGCTGAATAATGACCTTGCACGCCGCGAATATCGGAACGGCCAGAATCATCCCGACAATGCCCGCCACTTCACCCCCAACCAGCAGCGCAAATATAATGAGCAGCGGATGCATATGCAGCGTCCTTCCCACCACCTGCGGCGAAATCACATTGCCCTCGAGTATTTGGCAGGCGGTATTGACGATAGCGACCATGACCATCATTTTGAGAGATACGGTAGAGGCAATAAGCAGAGCGGGCGCAGCCCCGAAGAACGGCCCCATATACGGGATGACGTTCGTGATGGCCACAATCCCGGCAAGCAGCAGCGCATAAGGCATCCCGATCAGCAGGTAGCCGCAATACGCCAGTATGCCCACAATAAGACAGACGAGAAATTGACCGCGAATGTAGCTTCCCAGGGCGTGATCGATATCCTTCATGAGCCGGACTGTGTTTTTGCGATGGGATTTAGGCACATAGGTGATGACGGTCCGCTCGAACACGTCGAAATCCTTCAATATATA
This genomic window contains:
- a CDS encoding AI-2E family transporter, which translates into the protein MERFTGNRFFVWLIYLILGLIAIYFLMLLKPLLVTIYDFIKAVLGPFLVAMIISYVLNPIVTLLHERKVPRTVAVLLIYAVFCAALTVLLVNMIPMFIEQLQEFNRHIPELSLRAQSLMTDINNTSFLPDSFRDGVERALLGMEKRVSETLFAFVNNIGNVLNAVFVTFIIPFLAFYILKDFDVFERTVITYVPKSHRKNTVRLMKDIDHALGSYIRGQFLVCLIVGILAYCGYLLIGMPYALLLAGIVAITNVIPYMGPFFGAAPALLIASTVSLKMMVMVAIVNTACQILEGNVISPQVVGRTLHMHPLLIIFALLVGGEVAGIVGMILAVPIFAACKVIIQHMFAYYVRRKII